From Methanosarcina lacustris Z-7289, one genomic window encodes:
- a CDS encoding DUF5611 family protein: MQKYKLKRGFKPEVDRIYSVMQECFPTEISLNGDHVETSYGAMSKITVWIENKMLFVDTVSDVTVRDDGIILQTNKAYRDFLLKATGYTAKERLKHAKKEVGEE; this comes from the coding sequence ATGCAGAAGTATAAATTAAAGCGCGGTTTTAAACCTGAAGTTGATAGGATCTACTCGGTAATGCAGGAATGCTTCCCGACTGAAATCTCCCTGAACGGCGACCATGTTGAAACTTCCTATGGAGCAATGTCAAAGATAACGGTCTGGATCGAAAACAAAATGCTCTTTGTGGACACGGTTTCCGATGTTACTGTCAGAGATGATGGAATAATCCTGCAGACCAACAAGGCCTACCGGGATTTTCTCTTAAAGGCTACCGGATACACGGCAAAAGAGCGATTGAAACATGCAAAAAAAGAAGTCGGAGAGGAATAA
- a CDS encoding chorismate--pyruvate lyase family protein, which produces MPTCLRVCCGTDGSVTFLLEIMTRKPVDVKTESQYIIKADKEMADLLGVEEGSEVNNRTVRLSAGDTVFVQARSLSPLERMPATMKEQLMRADVPIGRILRNHNLETRRDMGELEVLKGKTTFDGIPVLSRSYKIVHNNDVLMWINERFPIDERWNL; this is translated from the coding sequence ATTCCCACCTGCCTCCGGGTCTGCTGTGGAACCGATGGTTCCGTTACTTTTCTCCTCGAGATCATGACCCGAAAACCGGTAGACGTAAAAACCGAGTCTCAGTACATAATTAAAGCCGATAAGGAAATGGCTGACCTTCTTGGTGTGGAAGAAGGCAGTGAGGTAAATAACAGGACAGTTAGGCTCTCTGCAGGGGATACGGTATTCGTCCAGGCAAGGTCACTTTCCCCTCTGGAACGCATGCCTGCAACTATGAAGGAACAGTTAATGCGTGCAGACGTCCCCATAGGCAGGATCCTGCGCAACCACAACCTCGAGACCAGGCGCGACATGGGAGAACTCGAAGTCCTGAAAGGGAAGACCACCTTTGACGGTATCCCGGTTCTTTCCCGCTCTTATAAAATAGTCCATAACAACGATGTCCTTATGTGGATCAATGAACGCTTCCCCATCGATGAGCGCTGGAACCTCTAA
- a CDS encoding methanogenesis marker 2 protein, with amino-acid sequence MNLEELAESIKNFEGVTRKRQIEDIVSIFEAVRPEYGNAIVDFGDDAAVIDIGGDDVILFAADGIWGRLLDASPWWAGYGAVVVNINDIAAMGGKPLAMVDIASANSSHACRELMEGLAEGVRKFGVPVVGGHVHPDTRYNSLSVAIIGIVKKDCVIRSDTANPGDLVIAAYDMDGKIGPNSPYSWDTTSFKEPSVVRKSYLVTQEIATKKLATAGKDISNPGIVGTLGMLCETSKVGALVDLDKVPRPADVDFEQWLKVHPGTGYIFTADPKKAEECVDVFEKAGLTAAIIGKIEEGSKLDIYDKTGRATVFDFSKDCITGIGSE; translated from the coding sequence TTGAATCTGGAAGAGCTAGCAGAAAGTATAAAGAATTTCGAAGGGGTTACCCGAAAAAGACAGATTGAGGATATAGTTTCCATCTTCGAAGCCGTTCGCCCGGAATATGGGAACGCTATCGTTGATTTTGGAGACGATGCTGCAGTGATTGATATTGGAGGTGATGACGTGATCCTCTTTGCAGCTGATGGCATATGGGGGCGACTGCTGGATGCAAGCCCCTGGTGGGCAGGGTATGGAGCAGTAGTTGTGAACATAAATGACATTGCAGCCATGGGAGGAAAACCTCTTGCCATGGTGGATATCGCCTCTGCAAATTCTTCCCATGCCTGCAGGGAACTTATGGAAGGGCTGGCTGAAGGGGTCAGGAAATTCGGAGTTCCTGTGGTAGGAGGGCATGTCCATCCCGATACACGGTACAATTCCCTTTCCGTTGCTATCATAGGGATTGTCAAAAAAGACTGTGTAATCAGGAGTGACACTGCAAACCCTGGAGACCTTGTAATTGCAGCCTATGATATGGATGGAAAAATCGGCCCGAACTCCCCCTACAGCTGGGATACGACTTCTTTCAAGGAGCCTTCAGTGGTAAGGAAAAGCTATCTTGTAACCCAGGAAATTGCGACGAAAAAGCTTGCAACCGCTGGGAAGGATATAAGCAATCCAGGGATAGTAGGGACACTTGGAATGCTTTGCGAGACTAGCAAAGTGGGAGCTTTAGTGGATCTGGATAAAGTCCCCAGGCCAGCGGATGTGGACTTTGAACAATGGCTGAAAGTGCACCCTGGGACAGGCTATATATTTACTGCAGACCCGAAAAAAGCAGAAGAGTGCGTAGATGTGTTTGAAAAGGCAGGGCTCACAGCTGCAATTATAGGAAAAATAGAAGAGGGCTCAAAACTCGATATATACGATAAAACAGGCAGAGCAACTGTTTTTGACTTCTCAAAAGACTGCATCACAGGTATAGGTTCCGAATAA
- a CDS encoding PAS domain-containing protein yields the protein MESRCCSTSDCGIKKAMASGKKCADHYEIPCNRDMINVEITAVPLKDEDGNIVGGLEYIVDVTTE from the coding sequence TTGGAGTCAAGGTGCTGCAGTACATCCGATTGCGGGATTAAGAAAGCAATGGCCAGCGGCAAAAAATGTGCAGACCATTATGAAATTCCATGTAATAGAGATATGATCAACGTAGAAATAACGGCCGTGCCTTTGAAAGATGAAGACGGGAACATTGTTGGAGGTCTCGAGTATATTGTGGATGTTACTACAGAGTGA
- a CDS encoding PAS domain-containing protein gives MNTTNKPNMEASNLEHALLESIPIPVIAVDKDFNNLFINPAECDWGGK, from the coding sequence ATGAACACTACGAATAAACCCAACATGGAGGCAAGCAATCTGGAACATGCACTTCTTGAATCAATCCCAATTCCTGTAATAGCTGTGGATAAGGACTTTAATAATTTGTTTATCAACCCGGCGGAGTGTGACTGGGGTGGAAAATAA